Below is a window of Malus domestica chromosome 13, GDT2T_hap1 DNA.
CCATTGGTTCGTTTTGAATTTTCCGAATGAACATCTCTTCAACCATGACTTGTATAATTCCAGCTTCTTGAAGTATTTTTCCATTTGGGTGGTACAATGAGAGTTGCCCCAGAGCATTGAATGCTGCCCTTCTGGCCATCGTATTTCCGTTATGTACCATTTCGATGAGAGCAGGAGAGGCCTTCTCAGCAACGTATGTTTTTTGGTCTTGCCCAACAACAATTTCCCCGAGGTAACTTGCCATCTCTATCTTTATCTCTTCACAACCTgatatttcaatgtttaaatcaaaacaaagttcTTTAGATTCTAGTAAAAAGTTCTTTAGTTATTTATGCTTGGCTGGATTGTGCAGTTCCAAAAATTACCTTCATTAAGATTCTTTAGGAGGGGTTCCATGAGTCCATTTTCTGCCATGTGTTTGATGTTATTTGGAAAATGCTCTAAATTACTCAAGATTTCTTCTGCTTTTTCCGAAGCAAAGACATCGGTATACCTTCTGTATTTAATTGTGACCAGCATAAAGATTGCTCCAGTAACTGATCCGATTTTCTCACATAATGATTGTGATCTTGAAAGCTCAAGTAAGAACAGCAATGATGCATGCCTTAGGGACTGGTGAGTACTAGAAAGCATTTTGATTGTTGTTGAAATATTTATCGTTTGCGCAATCTCTTCCTGCACAAGAAACCACTCTGTCAGAAGTTGGACCCAACAAGTGTTTGTTCTAGTCTTATTTAGTTGTTTCTcatgaaaaattaagaaattaaaattcGACCTTGCTGTTGTTATCATCTTCCGCCAGTTGCTGCAAAAGTTCCAGCGCTGCACATTTAACATCTTTGTCTTCGTACTCCAGGCACTGAACAAGCAAGGGCAATATTCCGACACTACGAACTTGTATCTTATTGTATGGGTTCCTTTGGCAGATACTGTGCACATCTTTTACTGCTTCAAGCACCATATGCTCTGAACTAGCCAAGGACAATGCTGCTCGGGCAACCTTAATCCTCTCTGCTTCGTTCCTGTCCTTCCACTCCGCTATTGTGGATTTTAGAGCTTTATTGGAATTCAAATCTTTACTTGCCAACTTCTGGCCAGTGGTTGGGCAGAAGATTTCTTCCGAGCAATTGAACTTCTCAAACCACTCAACAATTGCTTTCCTCTCGTATGTCACTCCGCTTCTTATGGTTACTGGGTCATCCATGATCTTCTTTGTCAGTGGGCAGAAAAAACTCTCATACAGAGGCTCCATGTATTCACCCACCTGTGGCAATGTCGTTATAGATCCACTCATGTTCGCATCATTTCTTTTGCTTACCCAGCTAGTGCTTTTAAGGATTTCAACCAGTTGAGGTGTATCCAAAACGTGAGGATTCTCTGTGGAAACCTCAAAATTTAGGGAGTAGAAATCCATTTCTGTCGCTGTCGGTTCTTCCTGTAGTTGCTCCTCCAGGGACCACACCTTTGTATTGAGCTCATTGATCTGAGACGCTTGAGTTCTAAGGCGAGCATTCTGCATCTCATTTGAAAGGGACCGAACTGCAACTTCTGCGTATTCTTGGTCTCCAAATGTAAATGGCGGTATCATGCTCAAGCATTCTCCTACGTTTTTAATGACCTCCTCCAGTTGTGCTATAATGAGCCTCAGTTCAGCATCTGAAAATGGTTGGACGCCAATTTGGCATCTCTCCACAAGATCTTTGGCCAAACAAACACTCTTGGATATCGACTGCAGAATTTCCATTGcattttctgggcagttttcaGCCGTCTTCAACACCATAATCGCCATGGAAGCTCGATATAGGTAGCATGCAGTTTCGATAAAAAATTCCCATCCCACCTCTAGGCTTGATACCGATACTGCGATCTCTGAAATGGATGCCAATATGGTCTCTGCAAGATTCTCGATCGGATTTCCATCTTCCTTGAGCTGAAAAGAAGAACGAGACAGGTTAATTTGTACCGCTTGTGGTAGCCTTAACTGAAAAATGATTTGCAACTAAAGAAGTTAATGAAGGTTAATCACTTCAATTTTTTCATGCTATCTTATACTTAATCCTAGTCAGTAACATATCTGCTATGCTTTGCTGCTGATTAGTTTATGATGTGtactaaaaaaatgaaatatcaCGTTTCTATCGCGTTCTAGCACCTCGGAAAACTggcttgtgaattttttttttccctgcaGACTCATAATTCTCAGACACATAAGAAGTGTAAAAGACTCTAAAAAAAAACGAGTTCATCAGAAGGCTCCTACCGACATCAAATTGAAGTTGCTCGGCAGAAGACTTTGGAAAGGCGAAACTTTCGATTACCAGTCACTGACAATCGCTTGAACGTTTCAGCAATCTCAGCGCAGAAAGTACTCATCGTTTACTTGGATTCTTAGGAGCAGGTGTGCACAAGACTTGGTCAGCTAGCAGTCACTTCTGGTTTGGTTAAAAAATTTCCTTCAGATGGACTAAAAAGCGGCTGGTATTGGTCAATTTTGCATCTGGTCTTCCAACATGATAGGGTTTCGATTGCGTTACGTTGTTATTATATGATTCTTTTGTTCTCCATTACGCGCTTCGGATTGCGTTGGCAAGTAGTTTCCTTACGTTTTATGACGAAGGCTTTGAATGGGTGATGATTCGCTCTAACAAGGTAGGGTTTTCTTCAGAACTTCAATATAGTATTCGAGCACTGTAGGTTATTTGACTTTCTTGCTGTGCAAGTTGTAACACTATATACGTAATCACGAAAATGTCAAAATTATCACTATCAGTGTATTATTCCGAAGTTATTTAGAATAATTATAAAATGTTATCACataactaaaataactaaaaacgcTTCTAAAAATGTTTAATATGAAAATTTAAATGATTTGGTTTTATAGTGGGACCAAGATTGTCAAAGGGTGTTCATACCAACACGcaaaattgaaatcaataatCTGTATATTATAATAAAGTAATGAAGTTGTCCCCAATCATTTCAACAGTATCATATGAAAGAGTCAGGTCAAGGTCATATGGAAGTGCCAGATATCAGACTCGTTCAAAAGAGCAAGCACCATCTCCTTGTATTCGTATAACTTCCAATCATCTGCCATACCAATGTATGTATCCATTTTAGTGTCTATCGTCTACACATTTGATTTAAGATAAGCTAATTTTATTGTCAATCGAAAATCGATAAATTTCAAACAGATGAGAATTGACCAATGCAACACTGAATCGAGTTCTTAACATGTACTTTTCTTTGTCTACCTAATTTCACACGCCTACAACAAATAAAATAGTTGAATGGTTTTAATATAACTACCAAGTTAAACCATTCAAAACCAAATCTCCTTTTTTGTACCCACTAAAAGTACACATATGAATATCAAACGAAAACCTCAAATTATCATAGCATTCCCTTTCTAtcgtaatttaaaaaaaaaaaaaggaaacacaaatggaagaaaaaattcaacaattttGTCTTGTAAATCATTACTACAGAGAGTAAAaaatgttggaaaatattattatttaaatttattttaatgtttggtatttTGGACTTAGCCCTTTAGTATTAGTGTTTCATTTCCTTGCCTATTAGGGTTAtattagtttatatatatatatatggtactTTGTAACTCTATATAATTGTAAGTTATTtacaatgtagcctcttagggttttatagccgtttcggcattctcgttaatttaataatattcttattattttgtagtcttgtttcgtagcgcactctgatattcaactaaaaacacttcaattatggAAGGAGGGAAAATGGGTGCAAATAACCAGTGCTCAATAGAAATCACTGCCTAGTCATCAACTCTTTgtaagccaagaatagaaaagTTTAGGATCTAGCATGATAGTTTCAGTTACTTGAGATTTTCCAATGTTCGTAATCATTTTGCTGCTTTATAAACTAATGTATTGGCAATGACATATAATGCATATAAAGCTACTAGGGCCAATTCAAATCAGTATGAGTGTTTACTTCATATCATCATTATTACAGTTGAAACTATCCTACTGTATGTACACATATACTACGATGCAAAGAGGGCTTGCATGATTGTGAATCGTTAAAGACCAAACTATCACGCTGCAAACGATAATATCTCTGATCAGCATTGAAGGGGGTTGATAATGCCAAAGTGGCTCCTTGAATATGTAACAAAGGTGATGTCCATCAAGCACTTGAAAAGGTGCACTATACTGCATAAACATGGGGAATGCAAAAAATAAGAATTATAAAACCTAAAGCCAATCAAACTCATGGATCTACCTTTATCTGAGCATCTTCCACCCAAATTTTATTACATCAGAACTATCATAGACATTCATTGAGTAATGAGTGACTACAAATCTGTCAATTTTGGATTAATGCCTTTCTTTTTCGTATAATGCACGGTAATgagattttgaaattttaacaaacaacacctCTATTCCTATTGAATTACCATTATGCAGCTGATGGCAAACAATCATATTATTTGAGTCACTGTGTTTTCAGTTTTAGTATAGATTAAATATAGCAGTGAAGACAATGGGTGTACAAAGAGAAACaatttgattaaataaatagaaaattgtagcaatagttcttcaactttaactcaattagaaTAATGGTTTCTCAACAAAAAATATGTGATCACTGGTCCCTTAACTTGTCAATACGTACATATATGATCATTTTCGTTAACTCTGTCAAAACTTCCGTAAAAAATGAGTCACGTTTGTGGCACAAGAGGCtgaatgaaggggcaaataagCAAAACGAAAGTTTTGACGtagttaatgaaaatgactatagctgcAAGTTTTGACGAGTTAAAGGACCAAtagtcatgaatttttagttgagaaatCATTGCTATAATTTCCTCGTAAGTAAAAACAGGGCTTTCTTGGAAAAATATTAAATTGTTTTGGGTGTGAGAGAATGGTAAAAGAAGTGGGtgtccaaaagaaaaaatttaagAGTAAACAGAATTTCCCACCAAATTAGAACGAAGCCCACCACCGTATAAACAAATCAACCAATTGGGTCAGCCCAATTAGTTTTGAGTTGTAAAACGGGTCGACTCGGGAAAACTTCTAGCCGAAGCCGACGGTCCAACGGCTTTATCAAACGCAGAGAGAACGTAGGTTTAAGCAGGGTTTTAAAGGCGGCCACTCACCCAGTCACTCCTCCTTCCTCCCGCCACCCACCTCCTAGAGATCCCAGTTTTCCGGTTCATttatataacttttatttttatcactaaattttgtattttttttttaagctccCAATTTTCTGCTACTCCGATAGTTGAAGATTTTTCATGTGATGTCCCGTAATCTTTCATCTCCTGCAACTTTGATTGATTAGTTTGCAGTATTCACTGGGAATTATGTGGAGAAACTTCGCCAAAAAGGTTGCTTCCAGAAAGGAAAATCTTTCCTCACAGTTTCATTTGGGTTCTGCTACTTCTTCTTCGGTGAAATTTTATCAAGAATCGAGCTTTCTCGAGAAAACCAGGCATTTCGAGGCCCGGAACTGCGCAAACAATAGGTTTTTGGTGATGGGTTTTCCACAAATTGGCGATAAAGCTTCCCAGAAGGACGAATTGGGTAGATGCAGTTTGATGAATCCGAGTTACTCTCATGCCGTTTCTGGGTTTTGTAGCTATGCCAGAGGCTATGCCAGTGCCGCCGAGGCCATTGCTTCGACGGATGGGGAGGAAGACTCGTCAGGGTCTGAAGAAATTCAGGAATTGTTGGAGGATTTGATCAGAGAGAACAACAAGGTGGAGTCCCATTTCAAGCAGACGAAGAAAGTGGTGGGTGGTATGGGAGTAGGGAAGTACAATCTCCTCCGGAAGAGGCAAATAAAGCTGGAGACCGAGGCGTGGGAGGAGGCGGCCAATGAGTACCAAGAGCTTTTAGTGGACATGTGTGAGCAGAAGCTTGCACCCAATTTGCCATACATTAAGTCATTGTTTCTTGGCTGGTTTGAGCCTTTACGAAACGCCATTGCAGAGGACCAAGAGGCCTGCAGACAACCGAACAGTCGAGCGAGTCATGCTCCGTATTTTGATCACTTACCGGCTGATAAGATGGCGGTTATCACAATGCACAAGTTGATGGGGCTGTTGATGACAAATAATGGCGGAGTAGGGAGTGTCAGGGTAGTCCAAGCTGCTTGTGCGATAGGTGAAGCCATTGAGAATGAGGTATGCGAGCTCACTATTTTCTTATTTGGTAAATTTTATAGCTGTGCTGAATTTGATTTTGGTTCCTAAGCTGCCGGTACTTTGAACATTCATTTTGGCTCAGATTTTAGTTAGTGATCAACTATCAGTTTGTTCGGTTTGGTAGAAACTTAAACTCCCTGTGTTCACACAAACGTGAACTTCGGTTTCTAGGAGTATATTTGTAATGTATAAAACTGAGTCCCTTGATGTCTCATGCCTTCATGACTAGTTGAAGGCTTTTCTCATGAGGTAGTAATGCTTCTTTCAGCATCCAGTGAAATAATGTTGACATTCCATTTTCCATTTATCGTTGGCTTTGAACATCTTAGGAGTTAAATATAGTAATCATGTGTATCAGGTTAGGATACACAGGTTTttggagaagacaaagaagaagaagaaccttACTGATAAGAAGCCTGAAGATGAATCTGATCCTGTGGCCATTGAACAAGAGAAACTAACGATCAGCGAGCAAGAGAAATTGaccaaagaaaaagagagacttAGGAAAAAGGTTAACAAACTGATAAAAAAGCAGAAAATGAAGCAAGTAAGGGAGATTGTGAAGGAACAAGAAGACTTGAAGCCATGGGGTCAGGAAGCCCATGTTAAGGTTTGTGATGCTTATAGATTTAAATATGCAAACTGTcttgttattgttgttgctaTATTATCTTGGTCCTTGTACTTGCCAGGTTGGCTGTCGATTGATACAGTTGTTGATGGACACAGCTTATATACAACCTCCGGTTGATCAATCAGGAGATGCTTCACTCGATATACGCCCTGCATTTGTACATGTTCTTAAGACTGTCACTAAAGACACACAGTAAGAAATGTTGGATCTTTGTTTTACTTAAACCCTCTCTTTGTCTTGTGTCTATCTAGCTCTCCACCAGTGTCTATATTCTTATACTTCTGTGGGTTTCTTGTAATAGGAAGACTAGTAGGAGATATGGTATGATAGAATGCGACCCATTAGTTCACAAAGGCATGGAGAAAACTGTAAGTAGAACAAATTTAAAGCTGATTTGGCTCATGCTCATGATTCTAGTTTGCTTTTTTATCCGTTTTTGTTCTTGCAACTTACAAGAGTATTTTTACAAATGTATTTATACCTGAGTGAAACTCTACTGATTTCTGTTCTGTCCGAGCAGGCAAGGCACATGGTCATTCCTTATATGCCTATGTTGGTACCCCCTATCAACTGGACAGGGTATGTAGTGTTTAGATTAGTTGGACTTCGTAGTTTCAAATTAGCTAGATTAAGCACTTTGCGGGTTTTTAGCCGACTCTTATTGCCTGTTCGTATACTTTGGCAGGTACGACAGAGGCGCATATTTATTCTTACCATCCTATGTTATGCGAACTCATGGAGCGAAACAACAACGTCAAGTTGTTAAAAGGACACCTAGGACGCAATTAGAACCTGTATTTGAGGTTTGAAATCCGCAGGAACTGTTACTTTTAGTTTGTGCACTGTATCTGCACCTGCCTTTA
It encodes the following:
- the LOC103452303 gene encoding putative U-box domain-containing protein 42, which translates into the protein MSLKEDGNPIENLAETILASISEIAVSVSSLEVGWEFFIETACYLYRASMAIMVLKTAENCPENAMEILQSISKSVCLAKDLVERCQIGVQPFSDAELRLIIAQLEEVIKNVGECLSMIPPFTFGDQEYAEVAVRSLSNEMQNARLRTQASQINELNTKVWSLEEQLQEEPTATEMDFYSLNFEVSTENPHVLDTPQLVEILKSTSWVSKRNDANMSGSITTLPQVGEYMEPLYESFFCPLTKKIMDDPVTIRSGVTYERKAIVEWFEKFNCSEEIFCPTTGQKLASKDLNSNKALKSTIAEWKDRNEAERIKVARAALSLASSEHMVLEAVKDVHSICQRNPYNKIQVRSVGILPLLVQCLEYEDKDVKCAALELLQQLAEDDNNSKEEIAQTINISTTIKMLSSTHQSLRHASLLFLLELSRSQSLCEKIGSVTGAIFMLVTIKYRRYTDVFASEKAEEILSNLEHFPNNIKHMAENGLMEPLLKNLNEGCEEIKIEMASYLGEIVVGQDQKTYVAEKASPALIEMVHNGNTMARRAAFNALGQLSLYHPNGKILQEAGIIQVMVEEMFIRKIQNEPMDSTSEAAAILANIFESGLELENLPANSHGHTLTSDYVVCNIIYMLKNATADELSNNLIRILLLIAEIPRSAAAIVSMVKETEASYTLIELINNPHEKLSITAIKLLTVLSPHMGHLLSERLCKTRGQPENLIHKPTETTLISEKHAVSAKFLAQLPHDNLTLNLALLYNNTVPTILQAISQIQGDVTSSRFISAYLEGLVGILVRFTTTLYEPQILFLARTHNFTSVFTELLMKTSSDEVQRLSAIGLKNLSTESIKLSKLPQSKKTKLLYLPKYLPCGSPRRRKTPLCPVHRGVCSSQNSFCIVDAKAVERLLVCLGHENAEVVEAALSAICTLLDDKVDVEKGVIMLSEANAVQHVLNVVKEHRKEGLWQKSLWVIEKFLNKGGDSKSASDISNDRVLPAVLVSAFHHGAGDTRQIAEKILKHLNKMPDPCASNRTM